A window of the Megalopta genalis isolate 19385.01 chromosome 2, iyMegGena1_principal, whole genome shotgun sequence genome harbors these coding sequences:
- the LOC117230000 gene encoding choline/ethanolamine transporter flvcr2a, with product MKMTGEKELRDVMCVKYPVKVVNGEKAKDMLEIKVYKRRWLILGLFILYTGMSTFQWIQYSVVPNVITRYYGVSSLVVDWTAMSFLAYYVIFVIPVTYFMDRWGLRWTNIVGCGISCLGSWIKVLSVSPDRFYVTFIGHSLVASTQTIVQIFPGRIAAQWFDTNEVSTATSLIIFGNQLGIALSFLLTPIIVKNHENLDDISKDLSFLFWTVAIILTIAFILVVILFEDDPKLPPSKTRALQKINRMNHNEGFVAPIKRLIKNKQYILLCNTYGLNVGVLNAVATLFSQIYLVHFQNGEEDAGRIGLVMIISGMVGSVCLGVIIDKTHKFKQITVAVYFLALCGEIFFAVSSVAEIQWMVYLSAIFLGFFMLSYVAVGYEVCAEYTYPESEGITAGILNVANNIYGIVLVLILGELLELYGDIPVHVGLCIALLIGFVATVLTKDVQRRQDAKKGIRYEGVGQGDTNNDSCNEHGNT from the exons ATGAAAATGACAGGGGAGAAGGAGCTGAGGGACGTGATGTGCGTCAAGTACCCGGTGAAAGTAGTAAACGGCGAGAAAGCTAAGGACATGCTCGAGATCAAAGTGTACAAGAGAAGATGGCTGATACTCGGTTTGTTTATTCTGTACACCGGGATGAGCACCTTCCAGTGGATCCAGTACTCCGTCGTGCCGAACGTAATAACGAG GTATTACGGAGTGTCCTCGTTAGTCGTCGACTGGACTGCGATGTCGTTCCTGGCGTACTACGTGATTTTCGTCATCCCGGTGACCTATTTCATGGACCGTTGGGGCCTCAGGTGGACCAACATTGTCGGATGCGGAATCAGTTGCCTCGGCTCCTGGATCAAAGTTCTGTCCGTCAGCCCGGACAGGTTTTACGTTACCTTCATCGGACACTCTCTTGTCGCTTCTACGCAG ACGATAGTTCAGATTTTCCCTGGACGTATAGCTGCCCAATGGTTCGACACCAACGAAGTGTCCACTGCCACGTCGTTAATCATTTTCGGTAATCAATTGGGAATTGCTCTGAGTTTCCTGCTGACGCCGATCATCGTGAAAAATCACGAGAATCTCGACGACATCAGCAAGGACTTGTCGTTCCTATTCTGGACCGTAGCCATCATCCTGACGATTGCGTTCATACTAGTCGTGATAC TGTTCGAAGATGATCCAAAGTTACCGCCGAGTAAAACCCGTGCGCTGCAAAAGATCAATCGAATGAATCATAACGAGGGCTTCGTAGCGCCGATTAAGAGGCTGATTAAAAATAAACAGTACATATTACTTTGCAATACCTATGGCTTGAACGTCGGCGTACTAAACGCCGTAGCAACATTATTCAGTCAGATCTACCTTGTGCATTTTCAG AATGGTGAGGAGGACGCGGGTAGAATCGGTTTGGTTATGATCATTTCCGGTATGGTAGGTTCTGTCTGTTTGGGCGTCATTATAGACAAAACCCATAAATTCAA GCAAATAACGGTGGCCGTATATTTCCTGGCGCTGTGCGGCGAAATTTTCTTCGCCGTGAGCAGCGTCGCCGAAATCCAGTGGATGGTGTATTTGTCGGCCATTTTCCTCGG GTTCTTCATGTTAAGTTACGTGGCCGTGGGCTACGAGGTATGCGCGGAATACACGTACCCGGAATCGGAAGGCATAACGGCAGGAATTCTGAACGTGGCTAATAACATTTACGGCATTGTTCTGGTTCTGATACTGGGCGAATTATTGGAGCTTTACGGCGATATACCGGTGCACGTGGGTCTCTGCATAGCGTTGCTGATCGGCTTTGTCGCCACCGTGTTGACGAAGGACGTGCAAAGGCGTCAGGACGCTAAAAAGGGCATTCGTTACGAGGGCGTCGGTCAAGGTGACACGAACAATGACTCCTGCAACGAGCACGGGAACACTTAA